Proteins encoded together in one Banduia mediterranea window:
- a CDS encoding IS630 family transposase gives MKRDGCSVSREALEEMRLMALDRLSEGESPRAVSASFGLHRSWAYKIREKARGRGKGKRALRSTKGSGRPRKLDAAQERQVFRWVNGKNPMQYGFDFGLWTRQIVRELIEQRFGVALSLASVGALLARVGLTPQKPLQQAYQRDPQAVARWQRETYPAIARQAKREKADIYFWDESGFRADAVQGKTWGAKGQTPVVSVPGQRQSISAASAVSSKGAFWFVTYTGGLNGSLFIELLRKMMRGRRKPVHLIVDGLPAHKTKAVRDHVDELEGKLTLHFLPGYAPDLNPDELVWSYAKRTGNARRPLQAGEKLAERIHAQLAEIARRPALVRSFFRHPSVAYISDL, from the coding sequence ATGAAAAGAGATGGTTGCAGCGTATCGCGCGAAGCATTGGAAGAAATGCGCCTGATGGCGCTGGATCGCCTGTCTGAAGGCGAGAGTCCTCGGGCGGTATCGGCCTCATTCGGGCTGCATCGAAGTTGGGCCTACAAGATTCGGGAAAAGGCACGAGGACGAGGCAAGGGCAAGCGAGCCTTGCGTTCGACGAAGGGCAGCGGCCGGCCGCGCAAACTGGATGCGGCGCAGGAGCGCCAAGTGTTTCGTTGGGTCAACGGTAAGAACCCAATGCAGTACGGTTTCGACTTCGGACTGTGGACCCGCCAGATCGTCCGAGAATTGATTGAGCAGCGTTTTGGTGTGGCGCTGAGTCTGGCCTCGGTCGGTGCCCTGCTGGCGCGGGTAGGCCTGACGCCGCAAAAGCCATTGCAGCAAGCCTACCAACGAGACCCGCAGGCGGTGGCGCGTTGGCAGCGGGAGACTTACCCGGCAATCGCGCGCCAGGCCAAGCGGGAAAAGGCGGACATCTACTTCTGGGACGAATCCGGGTTTCGCGCCGATGCCGTGCAAGGCAAGACTTGGGGAGCCAAGGGTCAGACACCGGTGGTGTCGGTTCCTGGCCAGCGCCAGAGCATCAGCGCGGCCTCGGCTGTTAGTTCCAAAGGCGCCTTTTGGTTTGTCACCTACACGGGCGGTTTGAACGGATCGCTGTTTATCGAGTTGCTGCGCAAGATGATGCGCGGCCGCCGCAAGCCCGTGCATTTGATCGTGGACGGACTGCCTGCACACAAGACCAAGGCCGTGCGCGATCACGTCGATGAACTGGAAGGCAAGCTGACCCTCCATTTCTTGCCCGGTTATGCCCCGGACCTGAACCCGGACGAGTTGGTCTGGAGCTATGCCAAGCGGACAGGCAATGCACGCCGCCCTCTGCAAGCCGGTGAAAAGCTGGCCGAGCGCATCCACGCGCAGTTGGCCGAGATCGCACGGCGACCCGCGTTGGTGCGCTCATTCTTCAGGCACCCAAGTGTCGCCTATATTTCTGACTTATGA
- a CDS encoding glycosyl hydrolase family 28-related protein gives MNDDGLTPQLSPTAGIGDVAVRRAALSVKMAPFYARGDGIADDRAAVDAALERASAIRGKLYFPPGEYVIRANGPGAVLRGRSNVQVEFAQGAVLKLENPARYPLTCFFEHSFVENATYKGLTLNGGGEVGPNGFGANNSKGIQCDGAHIYGFRRDPRTGGGRGITFQFNCKNIEVNSPKITNCTTGIDFHGRHSARLDGIIVVNPTISECEEAISFYDLFDGDINLNSAESAQVIVNGGTAFNCGKSTSALAPGTNGEGGGVVVSERGHSFSVRNFSVVNEPSYGEIGAVIRGSFSNSDVDVSYRGECMALVMFSPALNLAPVKPSAAAVSSGNKISIICAGMCDYVVYSDNMRGANLAFQNRITVSCHVPRISLMNDIAGRSAENFLEVISLENSKAVRGYWAELYEKNSTFPDASWDPAH, from the coding sequence ATGAACGACGACGGACTCACACCGCAATTGAGCCCGACTGCCGGTATCGGCGACGTTGCGGTTCGGCGCGCCGCGCTCAGCGTGAAAATGGCCCCTTTCTATGCAAGAGGTGACGGCATCGCCGACGATCGTGCTGCGGTCGATGCCGCGCTGGAGCGGGCTTCTGCGATTCGGGGAAAGCTATATTTCCCGCCGGGCGAGTACGTGATCAGGGCCAATGGGCCTGGGGCGGTGTTGCGAGGGCGCAGCAATGTTCAGGTCGAATTTGCTCAAGGCGCTGTGCTCAAACTGGAAAACCCCGCTCGATACCCATTGACATGCTTTTTCGAGCACAGCTTTGTGGAAAATGCGACATACAAAGGCCTTACCTTGAACGGCGGTGGTGAGGTCGGACCGAACGGCTTCGGGGCAAATAATTCGAAGGGCATACAATGCGACGGTGCACACATATATGGCTTTCGACGAGATCCTCGCACGGGCGGTGGGCGTGGCATTACGTTTCAGTTTAATTGTAAAAATATTGAGGTTAATAGCCCAAAAATCACTAATTGTACTACCGGAATTGACTTTCATGGGCGCCATAGCGCCCGCTTGGATGGAATTATCGTCGTAAATCCTACGATTTCAGAATGTGAGGAAGCAATTAGTTTTTATGATCTTTTTGATGGGGATATCAACCTAAACAGCGCCGAAAGTGCCCAGGTAATCGTAAATGGTGGGACGGCATTCAATTGTGGAAAGTCCACCAGTGCACTTGCCCCAGGAACGAACGGAGAGGGGGGGGGGGTCGTTGTTTCCGAGCGAGGGCATTCGTTCTCGGTTCGTAACTTCTCGGTTGTGAACGAACCTAGCTATGGGGAAATCGGTGCGGTAATCCGTGGTTCCTTCTCTAATTCTGACGTTGATGTAAGTTACCGGGGGGAATGTATGGCGCTAGTTATGTTTTCTCCTGCGTTGAATTTGGCCCCTGTCAAGCCGAGTGCGGCAGCTGTTTCCAGTGGCAACAAAATTTCGATTATATGTGCAGGGATGTGCGACTACGTGGTCTACAGTGACAATATGCGAGGCGCCAATTTGGCATTTCAAAATAGAATAACAGTGAGCTGCCATGTGCCTCGTATATCGCTCATGAATGATATTGCTGGAAGGAGCGCCGAAAATTTTCTTGAAGTTATTTCCCTGGAGAACTCCAAGGCTGTGCGTGGATATTGGGCGGAATTATATGAGAAAAATTCGACTTTCCCTGACGCGTCTTGGGATCCGGCTCATTGA
- the fcl gene encoding GDP-L-fucose synthase, which translates to MNKNSTIYVAGHGGLAGSAVVRALRCRGYDNIVWRTHTQLDLTDQAAVERFFSDEKPGYVFLAAAKVGGIHANNAYPAEFIRDNLAIQTNVIHSAWKNGVSKLLFLGSSCIYPKLAPQPMSEHCLLTGPLEPTNEWYAVAKIAGIKMCQAYRRQYGFDAISLMPTNLYGPGDNFNLENSHVMPALIRKFHEAKLGGAKEVIMWGTGTPRREFLHVDDLGAAAVFLMEKYTGEEFINVGVGSDVAIRDLAEAIKVAVGYSGKITQDLSKPDGTPRKLMDVSRLAALGWKPSITLEAGIRMTYQWFLENVGQMRD; encoded by the coding sequence ATGAATAAAAATTCGACGATTTACGTTGCAGGCCACGGCGGCCTTGCCGGTAGTGCGGTCGTGCGTGCCCTGCGATGCCGGGGTTATGACAACATAGTATGGCGGACGCACACCCAACTGGATTTGACTGACCAGGCTGCGGTTGAGCGTTTTTTTTCTGATGAGAAGCCGGGCTACGTGTTTCTCGCCGCAGCCAAGGTCGGAGGCATTCATGCCAACAACGCCTACCCAGCTGAGTTCATTCGCGATAATCTCGCAATTCAGACCAATGTTATCCATTCGGCATGGAAGAACGGTGTGAGTAAATTGTTGTTCCTTGGATCTTCGTGCATCTATCCCAAGCTCGCGCCGCAGCCGATGTCCGAGCACTGCCTGTTGACCGGCCCCTTGGAGCCGACGAACGAGTGGTACGCCGTCGCCAAGATTGCGGGTATCAAGATGTGCCAAGCTTATCGTCGCCAATACGGTTTTGATGCGATATCGTTAATGCCTACGAATCTTTACGGTCCTGGCGATAACTTTAATCTAGAAAATTCTCATGTAATGCCGGCTTTGATCCGGAAATTTCATGAGGCAAAGTTGGGCGGTGCAAAGGAAGTAATTATGTGGGGCACCGGTACTCCGCGACGCGAGTTTTTGCATGTCGACGATTTGGGAGCTGCTGCTGTTTTTCTTATGGAAAAATACACGGGCGAAGAGTTTATCAACGTGGGGGTGGGTAGCGATGTGGCCATCCGGGATCTTGCGGAAGCGATAAAGGTTGCGGTGGGTTACAGTGGCAAGATTACTCAGGATCTCAGCAAGCCGGATGGAACACCCCGGAAACTGATGGATGTGAGTCGCTTGGCGGCGCTGGGTTGGAAGCCAAGCATAACTTTGGAAGCAGGTATACGGATGACGTATCAATGGTTCCTTGAGAACGTGGGCCAGATGCGTGACTAG
- a CDS encoding glycosyltransferase WbuB → MRILVYGLNFFPELTGVGKYTGEMVQALVSAGHDVRVVTAPPYYPEWVVPLPHTSRRYYMGNELGCAVYRCPLWVPVNPGGGKRLVHLASFAVSSLPIALRQVFWKPDVVWTVEPSLLTAPIAAVVAKLSGAASWIHIQDFEIDAAFGLGLLRGATLQRIVLVMERMLLRRFDRVSTISNRMLERAAKKGVAPSKLTLFPNWVDTAAVRPLEGFSPYRRELGIPAESVVALYSGNMGEKQGLEILGDTARRLSGRSDIRFVFCGGGSGRSALERQCAGLSNVQFLPLQSMDRFNDLLGLADIHLLPQRADAADLVMPSKLTGMLASGRAVLATAVESTELAKAVSGRGVVVPPGDVERFSAALTELASDSVRRAELGRCARQYAEDALGREAVLGRFVEELATLAIDGRQRRRVTGP, encoded by the coding sequence ATGCGCATTCTCGTTTATGGGCTTAATTTCTTTCCCGAGCTGACAGGCGTCGGAAAATACACGGGCGAGATGGTTCAGGCTTTAGTGTCTGCTGGGCACGACGTTCGGGTGGTTACAGCGCCACCGTACTATCCAGAGTGGGTGGTTCCGCTGCCCCATACATCGCGCAGGTATTATATGGGCAACGAACTGGGTTGCGCTGTGTACCGTTGTCCGCTGTGGGTGCCGGTGAATCCGGGGGGGGGCAAACGTTTGGTACACTTAGCGAGCTTTGCTGTATCCAGCTTGCCAATTGCTTTAAGGCAGGTGTTCTGGAAACCGGATGTCGTCTGGACGGTCGAGCCATCCTTGCTGACCGCGCCCATAGCCGCTGTCGTGGCCAAGCTTAGTGGAGCCGCTTCGTGGATTCACATTCAAGACTTCGAAATTGACGCCGCGTTCGGGCTAGGGCTACTGCGTGGCGCCACGCTTCAGCGTATCGTATTGGTAATGGAGAGGATGTTGCTACGTCGATTCGACCGCGTCTCGACAATTTCTAACCGAATGTTGGAGCGTGCGGCGAAGAAGGGTGTGGCGCCATCCAAGCTGACGCTTTTCCCAAATTGGGTTGACACCGCGGCGGTTCGCCCACTTGAAGGATTCAGCCCGTATCGCAGAGAACTCGGGATCCCCGCTGAGAGCGTCGTGGCACTTTATTCGGGAAACATGGGGGAGAAGCAGGGCTTAGAGATTCTTGGAGATACTGCTCGCCGGTTGTCCGGTCGTTCGGATATTAGGTTTGTATTCTGCGGTGGCGGATCCGGCAGGTCCGCGCTGGAGCGTCAGTGTGCTGGCTTAAGCAATGTCCAGTTCTTGCCGCTGCAGTCTATGGACCGTTTCAACGATCTGCTTGGTCTTGCTGACATCCATTTGTTGCCCCAGAGAGCAGACGCAGCAGATCTGGTTATGCCATCCAAGCTTACTGGCATGCTCGCCAGCGGTAGGGCCGTGTTGGCTACGGCTGTGGAATCAACGGAGCTTGCTAAGGCGGTTTCTGGGAGAGGCGTGGTCGTGCCTCCGGGCGACGTTGAGCGCTTCTCGGCGGCGCTAACGGAGCTGGCGTCGGACTCTGTTCGTAGAGCCGAACTCGGTCGTTGCGCGCGGCAGTACGCAGAAGACGCATTAGGCCGAGAGGCGGTGCTTGGGCGGTTTGTGGAAGAACTTGCAACGTTGGCTATAGATGGCAGGCAGCGGCGGCGAGTCACAGGGCCCTAA
- a CDS encoding YjbF family lipoprotein — protein MILRLFSSSLAFVAAFSCAGCLSDDSSLRLAARGMGLGNYAAAQYPRTRPEIEAFTYAQLGVRLPKYPPSIFVLTALDQGAETWSSADGVAIRMDYGQVVELSGLSPGFKATRSSTPLSRALEAGKMPQSGSSYPVTVTIAGVEPPQTYALSCNLTEVGGATEIEIVDLTLSARPFTEVCSDGQSTVRNEYWISTKRPYVWRSRQEVAPGLPSIQFDVLKRPG, from the coding sequence ATGATCTTGCGGCTTTTCTCTTCTTCTTTGGCATTTGTGGCGGCCTTTTCCTGTGCTGGATGCCTTAGCGATGATTCCAGCTTGCGGCTGGCGGCGCGTGGTATGGGGCTGGGCAATTACGCTGCCGCTCAATATCCGCGCACGCGTCCGGAAATTGAGGCGTTTACGTATGCGCAGCTCGGGGTCCGTTTGCCGAAGTATCCGCCCAGCATTTTCGTGTTGACGGCCTTGGATCAAGGCGCGGAGACTTGGTCGTCCGCTGATGGCGTGGCGATCCGTATGGACTATGGACAGGTGGTCGAGCTTTCCGGGCTATCGCCTGGCTTCAAGGCCACTCGTTCATCGACGCCCCTTTCCCGTGCTCTTGAAGCGGGGAAAATGCCGCAGTCGGGCTCTTCTTACCCTGTCACCGTCACCATTGCTGGCGTCGAGCCGCCCCAAACCTACGCACTTAGTTGCAATCTGACTGAGGTGGGTGGGGCAACTGAGATTGAGATCGTTGATTTGACGCTAAGTGCGCGGCCCTTCACTGAAGTGTGTTCGGATGGGCAATCCACCGTCCGAAATGAATACTGGATTTCAACGAAGCGGCCTTATGTGTGGCGCAGCCGGCAGGAAGTGGCCCCCGGCCTTCCTTCGATACAGTTCGATGTCCTGAAGCGGCCGGGATGA
- a CDS encoding YjbH domain-containing protein, with protein sequence MVNVIRLAFSGPRAWAGAAVLVLWPATVVWPQPPQFTNDFGNIGLMQTPTARLAGEGELRMGYSRALPYDFIFMSAQPYDWMEATFRYSEFNNQPYGSNPDEDYLDKSFDFKFRLSREDGLMPEVALGFQDIGGTGLLSGEYLVASKRWGDFDFSLGLGWGRLGSRGKFGNPLGEVLSRFKEPRPTDEPGTPGSFSLSRLFTGRDTALFGGVRWQPEGAPYAITIEREGNDYKSEPFGNDLEVHFPVNLGVSYRLASMDLGLSYERGDQVTFHWALATNLEQEHGPDKVFDPPPTPVSPQRYVTQTDGAGETGAAEAEAQFVEDLRQALARQAFTLVAVDFQRTRGQATIWFRQGRFRNPAQAAGRVARSAASLAPQGYQSFTLVASNDSIEEYRITMERAAIRAAANAEIGVNELSDASHLEPPSVSPRNADYDDFVPYPNFDWGMGPKVRQNVGDPNGFYYGQLWWSVTGEWELTDRLSINGGVGFNIFNNFDDLERVSDSELPHVRSDVKDYLQEGKNNLVRLEANYIWPIAAQWYGRVSAGIFEEMYGGVAAEVLYRPFGQPWAAGVNINRVRQRDYDQRLAFRDYEVTTGHATLYYQYRPMKMRVITSVGRYLAGDYGATLDVSREFSSGARVGVFATKTDVSAEEFGEGSFDKGFYITMPLDMFFPRSVKRTTTFFFRPLTRDGGQKVDDGRSLYGETGDNSFYDFADGWPQVMK encoded by the coding sequence GTGGTCAACGTGATCAGGCTGGCTTTCAGTGGTCCCAGGGCATGGGCTGGCGCAGCCGTGCTTGTCCTGTGGCCCGCCACGGTTGTTTGGCCGCAGCCCCCGCAGTTTACGAATGACTTTGGCAACATCGGTCTGATGCAAACGCCCACGGCCAGGTTGGCTGGGGAAGGCGAGCTGCGCATGGGCTATTCACGTGCTCTGCCGTACGACTTCATTTTCATGTCTGCACAGCCGTATGACTGGATGGAGGCCACGTTTCGTTATTCGGAGTTCAACAACCAACCTTATGGGAGCAATCCCGATGAGGACTATCTGGATAAAAGCTTCGACTTCAAGTTCCGCTTGAGTCGGGAAGACGGGTTGATGCCGGAGGTGGCTCTGGGGTTTCAGGACATCGGCGGAACCGGTTTGCTTTCGGGCGAGTATCTGGTTGCCTCCAAGCGCTGGGGCGACTTCGATTTCTCGTTGGGATTAGGGTGGGGGCGGCTCGGATCTCGAGGTAAGTTTGGCAATCCACTGGGTGAGGTGTTGAGCCGCTTCAAGGAGCCGCGACCCACTGACGAGCCGGGCACGCCCGGATCGTTTTCGTTGTCGAGACTGTTTACTGGTCGAGATACTGCCTTGTTCGGTGGCGTTCGCTGGCAGCCGGAAGGTGCTCCGTATGCCATTACGATTGAGCGGGAAGGTAATGACTACAAGAGCGAACCGTTCGGCAACGATTTGGAGGTTCACTTTCCGGTCAACCTGGGTGTGAGCTATCGCCTGGCTTCGATGGACCTGGGCCTTTCGTATGAGCGCGGCGACCAGGTGACCTTCCATTGGGCTTTGGCGACCAATCTGGAACAGGAGCATGGACCGGACAAGGTGTTCGATCCGCCACCCACGCCGGTGAGCCCCCAGCGTTATGTGACGCAAACGGATGGAGCAGGTGAAACAGGCGCAGCCGAAGCGGAGGCGCAGTTCGTTGAAGACCTGCGTCAGGCTTTGGCGCGGCAGGCGTTCACATTGGTGGCCGTCGACTTTCAGCGGACGCGGGGCCAGGCGACGATCTGGTTTCGGCAGGGGCGGTTCCGCAATCCTGCGCAGGCGGCAGGGCGCGTTGCGCGTTCTGCCGCGAGCTTGGCGCCGCAGGGTTATCAGTCATTCACCCTGGTCGCTTCGAATGATTCGATAGAGGAATATCGAATCACCATGGAGCGCGCCGCGATACGGGCGGCGGCGAATGCCGAGATCGGCGTGAATGAGCTTTCGGATGCCAGCCACCTTGAGCCGCCGTCTGTATCACCGCGCAATGCCGACTATGACGACTTTGTTCCGTACCCGAACTTCGATTGGGGAATGGGGCCCAAGGTGCGTCAGAACGTGGGTGATCCGAATGGGTTCTACTACGGTCAGCTGTGGTGGAGCGTGACGGGCGAATGGGAGCTGACGGATCGCTTGTCAATCAATGGCGGGGTCGGCTTCAATATCTTCAATAATTTTGACGATCTGGAACGCGTATCCGACAGCGAGCTGCCGCACGTTCGCAGTGACGTCAAGGACTATCTGCAGGAAGGCAAGAACAATCTGGTGCGCTTGGAGGCCAACTACATCTGGCCGATCGCGGCGCAGTGGTATGGCCGCGTCTCTGCCGGCATCTTCGAGGAAATGTATGGCGGTGTGGCGGCAGAGGTTCTTTATCGCCCGTTCGGGCAGCCCTGGGCGGCGGGCGTGAACATCAACCGGGTGCGGCAGCGCGATTACGACCAGCGGCTTGCGTTCCGGGACTACGAGGTCACTACCGGACATGCCACATTGTATTATCAATACCGGCCTATGAAGATGCGGGTGATCACCAGCGTCGGGCGTTATCTGGCGGGCGATTACGGGGCGACGCTGGATGTATCCAGGGAGTTTTCGTCGGGCGCGCGCGTTGGCGTCTTCGCAACCAAAACCGATGTGTCTGCCGAGGAATTCGGCGAAGGCAGCTTCGACAAGGGCTTCTACATCACCATGCCTCTGGACATGTTTTTCCCACGGTCGGTCAAGCGCACGACGACCTTCTTCTTCCGGCCGCTGACACGCGATGGTGGTCAAAAGGTGGACGATGGTCGCAGTTTGTACGGCGAAACCGGTGATAATAGTTTTTACGATTTCGCGGATGGTTGGCCACAGGTCATGAAATGA
- a CDS encoding polysaccharide biosynthesis/export family protein, whose product MLAAALLSGCSVLPGLNISEKSWGLSSEYEVVPGDQADTYRVMRADEAAGYRVVAITPETLKALSATERSKPLVTELDSVTPAAVPPEYQVGPGDILYVTVWDHPELTTPAGQLNSQPDLSGRLVSSDGRIFYPYVGEFVAAGKTTEQLREYITQNLSRVIASPQVDVRVLSFRAKRVQVTGEVNEPGLVTLDDTPKGVLEAIGERGGLAPEASRRRVTLIRDGRSYSVNLAGLTSGEHPVANPVLMAGDILHVPDRNADQVFVLGEVSQQQPVYLSQQSMSLTEALTSAGGLDKLRSNDGGVLVFRRPASAGELPTVFTLDMSNPLGLLLAGEFELQTRDVVYVKATDFAKYNGVISQILPTITTIYQLDQLTN is encoded by the coding sequence GTGCTGGCCGCAGCTTTGCTGTCCGGCTGTTCCGTCTTGCCGGGACTGAACATCTCTGAAAAGTCTTGGGGCCTTTCCAGCGAGTATGAGGTGGTGCCGGGAGACCAGGCGGACACCTATCGCGTGATGCGGGCGGACGAAGCGGCTGGCTATCGTGTGGTGGCGATTACGCCGGAGACTCTGAAGGCTCTGAGCGCCACCGAACGTTCGAAACCGTTGGTGACGGAGCTCGACAGCGTGACGCCGGCGGCGGTGCCGCCGGAGTATCAAGTGGGGCCAGGGGATATTCTCTACGTCACGGTCTGGGATCATCCGGAGCTGACGACACCCGCTGGACAGCTTAATTCGCAACCTGATTTGTCCGGTCGACTTGTGTCATCGGACGGCAGAATTTTTTATCCATACGTTGGGGAGTTCGTCGCGGCCGGAAAGACCACCGAGCAACTGCGCGAGTACATTACCCAGAATCTCTCGCGTGTGATCGCTTCACCGCAAGTGGATGTACGTGTTCTCAGCTTCCGTGCCAAGCGCGTGCAGGTGACGGGCGAAGTCAACGAGCCGGGCTTGGTCACGCTCGACGACACGCCTAAAGGAGTGCTGGAGGCAATCGGCGAGCGTGGCGGCCTGGCTCCGGAGGCAAGTCGCCGTCGTGTGACGCTGATTCGCGATGGTCGTTCCTATTCCGTGAACCTGGCTGGCCTGACGTCCGGAGAGCATCCGGTTGCCAATCCGGTTCTGATGGCGGGCGATATCCTGCACGTTCCGGATCGGAATGCGGATCAGGTTTTCGTGCTGGGCGAGGTTTCGCAGCAGCAGCCGGTGTACTTGTCCCAGCAGTCGATGAGTCTCACGGAAGCCTTGACCAGCGCAGGCGGGCTCGACAAGTTGCGGTCCAATGACGGGGGCGTACTGGTCTTCCGCCGCCCGGCCAGCGCGGGGGAGTTGCCGACGGTTTTCACACTGGACATGTCTAACCCACTTGGACTACTGCTGGCCGGTGAGTTTGAACTCCAGACACGGGATGTTGTGTATGTGAAGGCGACAGACTTCGCGAAGTACAATGGCGTGATCAGTCAGATATTGCCGACGATTACCACGATCTATCAGCTCGACCAGCTGACAAATTAG
- a CDS encoding polysaccharide biosynthesis tyrosine autokinase, which produces MSNHATPAGSAPAPVGSFDADDEIDLRELVGVLLAGRLTLITSVLIAFVLALAYCFVATPIYDADALVQVELEENSLDSALGDMAEMLSSATPVTAEIEIVKSRMVVGKVVDQLALDIRAEPKYFPLIGNALARRFEPDEDRPLADPFLGIEGFAWGGESIEIGSIHVPSDLLDRTLVLSYLGEGRYELFDDDGERLLAGQLGTLSAGAPSTAGDDVRIFVTDIVARPHTRFEITKYRRLDIVNALSERLSVTEKGKDSGILLVQLEGAHRERITDTVNALITVYQRQNVERKSAEAAQTLAFLETELPRLRKQLDASESALNQYRLEEGSADLTKETELVLQQVVELETTRVGLEQQREQALQRFTPQHPAVQAIDGQLAQIRSEQKALEGRIKQLPETQQALLRLKRDVDVNTTLYTALLNNSQELQLAKAGTVGNVRIIDYAEPASDPSKPKKALILAVSIVLGGFLGVVLIFIRRALHSGVEDPAEVEQALALPTYASIPFAEQQMRIQRLVSKGKAQGQILAHVQPNDVAIEALRSLRTALHFALMEADNNVIMLTGPSPGLGKSFVSINLGAVLAAAGQRVMVVDADMRRGHLHEYVASGRSPGLSDFIVGDSTLADITRDTVVENLKFISTGTTPPNPAELLLSEQFSELLKQLSADYDHVLIDTPPVLAVTDAAVIGRLSGCSLLVLKAGEHPMRMIEECVRRLQNSGVALKGTLFNQVGRSGGKYGYGYGYGGYAYYEYYSTKT; this is translated from the coding sequence ATGTCCAATCACGCTACGCCTGCCGGAAGCGCGCCAGCCCCGGTGGGCAGCTTCGATGCCGATGACGAGATCGACCTGCGCGAACTTGTAGGCGTTCTTCTGGCCGGACGTTTGACGCTGATCACATCGGTATTGATCGCCTTTGTACTGGCACTGGCCTATTGCTTTGTGGCCACCCCAATCTATGACGCAGACGCTCTGGTTCAGGTGGAACTGGAAGAGAACAGCCTGGATTCCGCGCTGGGTGACATGGCGGAAATGCTGTCATCGGCTACGCCGGTGACGGCCGAAATTGAAATCGTGAAAAGCCGGATGGTGGTCGGCAAGGTCGTGGATCAGCTGGCGCTGGACATCCGCGCGGAGCCGAAGTATTTCCCCTTGATCGGGAATGCCTTGGCACGCCGTTTCGAGCCGGATGAGGACAGGCCGCTAGCCGATCCATTCCTGGGAATCGAGGGCTTCGCTTGGGGCGGGGAAAGCATCGAAATTGGTTCGATTCATGTGCCCAGCGATTTGCTCGACCGGACGCTGGTGCTGAGCTATCTCGGTGAGGGGCGTTACGAACTGTTCGACGACGACGGAGAACGACTGCTTGCCGGTCAGCTGGGGACATTGTCCGCCGGCGCACCTTCCACCGCGGGCGACGATGTGCGGATATTCGTGACCGATATCGTTGCGCGGCCGCATACGCGGTTCGAAATCACGAAATACCGGCGGCTGGATATTGTAAACGCTCTGTCGGAGCGTTTGAGCGTGACCGAGAAGGGCAAGGACAGCGGGATTCTGTTGGTTCAGCTGGAAGGCGCCCATCGCGAGCGCATTACCGATACGGTGAATGCGCTGATCACCGTGTACCAGCGCCAGAATGTGGAGCGCAAGTCCGCGGAAGCCGCCCAGACTCTCGCCTTTCTTGAAACCGAACTGCCGCGGCTGCGCAAGCAGTTGGATGCCTCCGAGTCCGCGTTGAATCAATACCGATTGGAGGAAGGGTCCGCGGATTTGACCAAGGAAACGGAGTTGGTGCTGCAGCAGGTGGTAGAGTTGGAGACTACACGCGTTGGGCTTGAACAGCAGCGTGAGCAGGCGCTGCAGCGATTCACACCGCAGCATCCGGCCGTTCAGGCGATCGATGGACAGCTTGCGCAGATTCGCAGCGAACAGAAGGCATTGGAAGGCCGCATCAAGCAACTGCCGGAAACCCAGCAGGCGCTGCTGCGCTTGAAGCGGGACGTGGATGTGAACACCACGCTGTACACTGCCTTGCTGAATAACTCGCAGGAGTTGCAGCTGGCCAAGGCCGGTACGGTTGGCAATGTTCGCATCATTGATTATGCGGAGCCCGCCAGCGACCCGTCCAAGCCGAAGAAGGCCTTGATCCTTGCAGTGTCCATTGTGCTGGGTGGCTTCCTCGGCGTGGTGTTGATCTTCATCCGGCGGGCGCTGCATTCGGGCGTGGAAGATCCCGCGGAGGTGGAGCAGGCGCTGGCGCTGCCGACCTATGCCTCCATTCCTTTTGCCGAACAGCAGATGCGGATCCAGCGCCTGGTGAGCAAGGGCAAGGCGCAAGGCCAGATCCTGGCGCATGTGCAGCCGAACGACGTGGCCATCGAGGCCTTGCGCAGCCTGCGCACGGCCTTGCACTTTGCCCTGATGGAAGCGGACAACAACGTCATCATGCTCACCGGCCCGTCGCCGGGCCTGGGCAAATCCTTCGTTTCCATCAACCTGGGGGCGGTATTGGCCGCTGCCGGGCAGCGCGTGATGGTGGTGGACGCGGACATGCGCCGAGGGCACCTCCACGAATACGTTGCTTCCGGGCGCAGTCCGGGGTTGTCCGATTTTATCGTGGGCGATTCGACCCTGGCGGACATCACACGCGACACCGTGGTGGAGAATCTCAAATTCATTTCCACCGGAACCACGCCGCCGAACCCGGCGGAGTTGTTATTGAGCGAGCAGTTCTCCGAACTGTTGAAGCAGCTTTCCGCCGACTACGATCATGTGCTGATCGACACACCGCCGGTGCTGGCGGTGACCGATGCGGCAGTGATCGGACGGCTTTCCGGCTGCTCATTGCTGGTGCTCAAGGCCGGCGAGCACCCGATGCGCATGATCGAAGAGTGTGTGCGGCGCCTGCAGAACAGCGGCGTCGCGCTCAAGGGCACCTTGTTCAATCAGGTGGGCCGCAGCGGCGGCAAGTACGGGTACGGATACGGCTACGGCGGCTATGCCTACTACGAGTATTACTCGACCAAGACGTGA